The following proteins are co-located in the Pyricularia oryzae 70-15 chromosome 1, whole genome shotgun sequence genome:
- a CDS encoding synbindin, with the protein MVVFALIIINKAGGLIYNRTFHEDGLNKLSTNDYLVLAGTFHGIHAITARLNPIKAPPAAPGNRPDPPSGLEVLETENFRAQCFCTLTGIKFLLFTDTTQANVDVTIRRIYDLYTDYVMKNPFYQLEMPVRCDMFERKLNSYVREINNR; encoded by the exons AT GGTGGTCTTCGctctcatcatcatcaacaaGGCCGGTGGGCTTATCTACAACCGAACCTTCCATGAGGATGGTTTAAACAAGTTGTCGACGAACGACTACCTTGTCCTTGCTGGTACCTTTCACGG AATCCACGCAATCACAGCCCGCCTGAACCCGATCAAGGCACCACCAGCCGCGCCGGGGAACCGGCCGGACCCGCCCTCGGGGCTAGAGGTCCTGGAGACGGAAAACTTTCGCGCGCAGTGCTTCTGCACCCTGACGGGCATAAAGTTTCTTCTCTTCACCGACACGACGCAGGCCAACGTCGACGTCACCATCCGTCGCATCTACGACCTGTACACCGACTACGTCATGAAGAACCCCTTTTACCAGCTCGAGATGCCCGTCCGCTGCGACATGTTTGAACGCAAGCTCAACTCGTACGTCCGCGAGATCAACAACAGGTAG
- a CDS encoding 26S proteasome non-ATPase regulatory subunit 4 has protein sequence MPLEAVMIVVDNSESSRNGDYTPTRFDAQADAVNVLFQHVTNGNPESSVGLMSMGGKDPEVLVTLTSDQGKILEGLHRTKKKVSGSSHLATAIQVASLALKHRQNTTQRTRIVAFVCSPVSDEQKALVQLAGKLKKNNVTVDFVLFGDLDDDTSKKLEAFNAKVKNNEGNSHLVVIPPSGNLLSDQLIATPIFGEGAGSSAAAGGGGGGGDFGDLEFDPATDPELALALRMSLEEENARKEKEAKKEAEQAKKQGLESVEEQDESAPLLDKSGGPSGSGSKDKKSDGGDKMDTS, from the exons ATGCCTCTCGAAGCCGTGATGATCGTCGTGGACAACAGCGAAAGCAGCCGCAACGGAGACTACACACCAACCCGATTTGACGCTCAAGCCGACGCAGTCAATGTTCTCTTTCAGCACGTCACTAATGGCAACCCGGAGTCCTCAGTCGGTCTGATGAGCATGGGTGGCAAGGATCCCGAGGTTCTGGTCACATTGACGTCGGACCAGGGCAAGATCCTGGAGGGCCTTCACCGGACCAAGAAGAAGGTGTCCGGATCATCTCATCTCGCAACAGCCATTCAGGTCGCAAGC CTCGCCCTCAAGCACCGACAAAACACCACGCAGCGCACTCGCATAGTGGCATTTGTCTGCTCGCCCGTATCGGACGAGCAAAAGGCGCTGGTGCAGCTGGCGGGCAAGCTCAAGAAGAACAACGTGACGGTTGACTTTGTGCTCTTTGGCGACCTGGACGACGACACGTCCAAGAAGCTTGAGGCCTTCAACGCCAAGGTCAAGAACAACGAGGGCAACAGCCACCTGGTCGTCATCCCGCCCTCGGGCAACCTGCTGTCAGACCAGCTGATTGCGACGCCCATCTTTGGCGAGGGTGCTGGTTCGTCGGCGGccgccggcggtggcggcggcggcggcgactttGGTGATCTCGAGTTTGACCCGGCGACCGACCCAGAGCTTGCTCTTGCTTTGCGGATGAGTCTGGAGGAGGAGAATGCGAgaaaggagaaggaggccaAAAAGGAGGCCGAGCAGGCGAAGAAGCAGGGTCTGGAGAGCGTCGAGGAGCAGGACGAGTCGGCGCCGTTGCTGGATAAGAGCGGGGGACCGAGTGGGAGCGGGAGCAAAGACAAGAAGAGCGATGGCGGGGACAAGATGGACACTTCATAG
- a CDS encoding translation machinery-associated protein 22, which translates to MADVEQPEAGPSEPQGREVTYCGVCSLPPEYCEYGGTVKKCQDWLQRNNQEMYDRIWSPEALQAATAALSVEAQQRAEKDAKKKAAKAEAAEAKHADKLKKSVVTVKRIERNKRKYVTSVSGLESFGLELKKVAKDFGKKFATGSSVTKVASGGEEIVVQGDVSDEIKEFIVEKYKDVPEDNIELVDDKKNKKKEAATAAG; encoded by the exons ATGGCCGACGTAGAGCAGCCAGAAGCTGGGCCCAGCGAGCCCCAGGGCCGCGAGGTGACATACTGCGGAG TGTGCTCATTGCCCCCAGAG TACTGTGAATATGGAGGAACTGTCAAGAAGTGCCAGGACTGGCTGCAGAGAAACAACCAGGAGATGTATGACAGGATCTGGTCGCCCGAGGCCCTCCAGGCTGCCACCGCCGCACTGTCTGTCGAAGCACAACAACGAGCCGAGAAGGATGCAAAGAAAAAGGCTGCCAAGGCCGAAGCTGCTGAGGCGAAACATGCCGACAAGCTGAAGAAGAGTGTTGTTACGGTTAAGAGGATCGAGCGAAACAAGCGCAAATATGTTACCAGCGTCTCGGGCCTGGAGTCTTTCGGGCTTGAGTTGAAGAAG GTTGCAAAGGACTTTGGCAAAAAGTTCGCAACGGGCTCGTCTGTCACCAAGGTCGCATCAGGAGGCGAGGAGATCGTGGTGCAGGGAGATGTCAGCGACGAGATCAAAGAATTCATCGTCGAGAAATACAAGGATGTGCCAGAAGACAACATCGAGCTGGTCGAcgacaagaagaacaagaagaaggaggctGCCACTGCCGCTGGTTAG
- a CDS encoding carbamoyl-phosphate synthase subunit arginine-specific large produces MATRLAGRAPALLRSAQRAAFAPKTLSQPLAARSFTNAAARPGLRATVAATQSKLAPKRLFTATAAALAQPAPDADSYLRNLPSSVLKQNATDIKKVLVVGSGGLAIGQAGEFDYSGSQALKALKEAGIASVLLNPNIATIQTNHSLADEVYYLPVTAEYCAYVFERERPDGIFLAYGGQTALNLGVELKRKGILEKYGVKVLGTSVQTLELSEDRDLFARALDEINIPIAKSIAVNSVDEALDAAEKVGYPIIVRAAYALGGLGSGFANNREELKQMAARSLTLSPQILVEKSLKGWKEVEYEVVRDAENNCITVCNMENFDPLGIHTGDSIVVAPSQTLSDEEYHMLRSAAIKIVRHLGVVGECNVQYALQPDGLDYRVIEVNARLSRSSALASKATGYPLAYTAAKIGLGNALPTLPNAVTKTTTANFEPSLDYVVVKQPRWDLSKFQHVSRDIGSSMKSVGEVMAIGRTFEEAIQKAIRMVDPRFPGWYNPNPNAEKFDDLDHELQNPSDRRWLAVGQAMLHKGYTVDKVHELTKIDRWFLHKLQNIVDCARGLESAGSLDALRKDKVLRAKQLGFSDHQIALALNVGGANVSEIDVRAYRKKLGVTPFVKRIDTLAAEFPASTNYLYTTYNASSSDVTFEDNGTVILGSGVYRIGSSVEFDWCAVSATRGIRSQGEKTVMVNYNPETYSTDFDVADRLYFEELSYERTMDIYELEGAKAAVVGFGGQLPQNIALKLQEVGKAKILGTNPQDIDKAEDRKKFSEILDSIGVDQPEWAELKSVDEARAFADKVSYPVLVRPSYVLSGAAMTVIRSPEELAEKLEAAASVSPEHPVVISKFIEGAAEIDVDGVAHQGKLLVHAVSEHVEQAGVHSGDATLVLPPQKLDEQTMERVKDIAQKVAKAWNITGPFNMQIIKADQPGEQPKLRVIECNLRASRSFPFVSKVLGVNFVDVATKALLGKDVPEPVDLMKVKRDYVATKVPQFSWTRLAGADPFLGVEMSSTGEMACFGKDLVDAYWASMQSTMNFRVPEPGEGILLGGQTDRDWLIKVVDWISPLGYKFFAAGDDVKEFVERTAKGGVKVEKIDLPVDKVQLRTAFQDHNIKGVFNLALTRAKTTEDVDYIMRRNAVDFGIPLFMEPQTAILFAECMSKKLPRQDGIPTEVRRWSEFIGGKPL; encoded by the exons ATGGCTACCAGACTGGCGGGCCGAGCTCCGGCTCTGCTACGCTCAGCCCAGCGGGCTGCATTCGCACCCAAGACCCTATCGCAGCCATTGGCCGCTCGGTCTTTCACAAACGCTGCCGCCCGGCCGGGTCTCCGGGCTACTGTTGCAGCTACACAGTCAAAGTTGGCGCCGAAGCGGTTGTTCACCGCAACCGCCGCTGCCCTCGCCCAGCCGGCCCCAGACGCGGACTCGTACCTCCGCAATCTGCCCAGCTCGGTGCTCAAGCAAAATGCCACAGACATCAAGAAGGTTCTCGTTGTTGGAAGTGGTGGTTTGGCCATTGGCCAGGCTGGAGAGTTTGACTACTCAG GTTCGCAAGCACTGAAGGCTCTCAAAGAGGCCGGCATTGCCTCGGTACTCCTTAACCCGAACATCGCTACTATCCAGACCAACCACTCCCTTGCCGATGAGGTCTACTACCTTCCCGTCACCGCCGAGTACTGCGCCTACGTTTTCGAGCGCGAGCGTCCCGATGGCATCTTCCTCGCCTACGGTGGTCAGACCGCCCTGAACCTGGGTGTTGAGCTCAAGAGGAAGGGCATCTTGGAGAAGTATGGCGTCAAGGTTCTTGGCACCAGCGTTCAGACCCTTGAGCTCAGTGAGGACCGTGATCTCTTCGCCAGGGCTCTGGACGAGATTAACATCCCTATCGCCAAGTCGATTGCCGTCAATTCGGTCGACGAGGCTTTGGACGCCGCTGAGAAGGTCGGCTACCCGATCATCGTCCGTGCGGCATACGCTCTTGGCGGTTTGGgcagtggttttgccaacaaCAGGGAAGAG CTCAAACAAATGGCCGCCCGAAGCTTGACCCTCTCGCCCCAGATCCTGGTCGAGAAGAGTTTGAAGGGCTGGAAGGAGGTCGAGTACGAGGTTGTCCGTGATGCTGAGAACAACTGCATCACTGTGTGCA ACATGGAGAACTTCGACCCCCTCGGCATCCACACTGGTGACTCTATTGTCGTTGCTCCCTCTCAGACCCTCTCTGATGAGGAGTACCACATGC TTCGATCCGCTGCCATCAAGATTGTCCGTCACCTTGGCGTTGTCGGAGAGTGCAACGTCCAGTACGCCCTGCAGCCTGATGGCCTGGACTACCGCGTTATCGAGGTCAACGCCCGTCTCTCCCGATCTTCGGCTCTTGCCTCCAAGGCCACTGGTTACCCTCTTGCTTACACTGCGGCCAAGATTGGTCTCGGGAACGCCCTCCCTACGCTCCCCAATGCGGTCACCAAGACCACTACTGCCAACTTTGAGCCCTCTCTTGACTACGTCGTTGTCAAGCAGCCCCGATGGGATTTGTCCAAGTTCCAGCACGTTTCGAGGGACATTGGTTCCTCTATGAAGTCTGTTGGTGAGGTTATGGCTATTGGCAGGACCTTCGAGGAGGCTATCCAAAAGGCCATCCGCATGGTTGACCCCAGGTTTCCCGGCTGGTACAACCCTAACCCCAACGCCGAGAAGTTTGACGATCTCGACCACGAGTTGCAAAACCCGAGCGACCGCCGTTGGTTGGCTGTTGGTCAAGCAATGCTGCACAAGGGCTACACTGTCGACAAGGTACACGAGCTGACCAAGATTGACCGGTGGTTCTTGCACAAGCTCCAGAACATTGTGGACTGCGCCAGGGGCCTTGAGTCTGCAGGCTCTCTCGATGCACTGAGGAAAGACAAGGTTTTGAGGGCAAAGCAGTTGGGCTTCTCCGACCACCAGATTGCTCTGGCCCTGAACGTCGGTGGAGCCAACGTCAGCGAGATTGATGTTCGCGCTTACCGTAAGAAGCTCGGTGTCACGCCCTTCGTTAAGAGGATCGACACTCTCGCCGCCGAGTTCCCCGCCTCTACGAACTATCTCTACACTACATACAACGCCTCATCGAGCGATGTGACCTTCGAGGACAATGGTACCGTCATTCTTGGTAGCGGTGTCTACCGTATCGGTAGCTCCGTCGAGTTCGACTGGTGCGCTGTGTCCGCCACTAGGGGCATTCGCAGCCAGGGTGAGAAGACTGTCATGGTCAACTACAACCCCGAGACGTACTCCACCGACTTCGACGTTGCCGACAGGCTTTACTTTGAGGAGCTGAGCTACGAGAGGACCATGGATATCTACGAGCTCGAGGGCGCCAAGGCTGCCGTCGTTGGTTTCGGTGGACAGCTTCCCCAGAACATTGCCCTGAAGCTCCAGGAGGTTGGCAAGGCCAAGATCCTTGGTACCAACCCGCAGGATATCGACAAGGCCGAGGACAGGAAGAAGTTCTCTGAGATCCTGGACAGCATTGGCGTTGACCAGCCGGAGTGGGCCGAGCTCAAGTCAGTTGATGAGGCCAGGGCTTTTGCTGACAAGGTCAGCTACCCCGTGCTCGTGCGACCTAGCTACGTTCTTTCGGGTGCTGCCATGACCGTCATCCGAAGCCCCGAGGAGCTGGCTGAGAAGCTTGAGGCTGCGGCTTCCGTCAGCCCTGAGCACCCTGTCGTTATCAGCAAGTTCATCGAGGGCGCTGCTGAGATCGACGTCGACGGTGTTGCCCACCAGGGTAAGCTCCTGGTGCACGCTGTCTCGGAGCACGTTGAGCAGGCTGGTGTTCACTCTGGTGACGCCACCCTGGTGCTGCCTCCCCAGAAGCTCGATGAGCAGACCATGGAGAGGGTCAAAGATATTGCCCAGAAGGTCGCCAAGGCCTGGAACATCACTGGTCCCTTCAACATGCAGATCATCAAGGCCGACCAGCCGGGTGAGCAGCCTAAGCTGCGTGTCATTGAGTGCAACCTGCGTGCATCACGATCGTTCCCCTTCGTCTCCAAGGTTCTTGGCGTCAACTTTGTTGACGTTGCCACCAAGGCCCTGCTCGGCAAGGATGTGCCTGAGCCTGTCGACTTGATGAAGGTCAAGCGTGACTACGTCGCCACCAAGGTGCCGCAGTTCAGCTGGACCCGTCTTGCTGGCGCCGATCCCTTCCTGGGCGTTGAGATGTCGTCCACTGGTGAGATGGCTTGCTTCGGCAAGGACCTTGTTGACGCCTACTGGGCGTCGATGCAGTCGACTATGAACTTCCGCGTCCCGGAGCCCGGTGAGGGTATCCTGCTCGGTGGCCAGACCGACAGGGACTGGCTGATCAAGGTTGTTGACTGGATTAGCCCGCTTGGCTACAAGTTCTTCGCTGCTGGAGATGACGTCAAGGAGTTTGTTGAGCGTACTGCCAAGGGTGGTGTCAAGGTCGAGAAGATTGACCTGCCGGTTGACAAGGTTCAGCTTCGTACGGCCTTCCAGGACCACAACATTAAGGGTGTCTTCAACCTGGCTCTGACCAGGGCTAAGACCACCGAGGATGTTGACTACATTATGC GACGAAACGCTGTTGATTTCGGTATTCCTCTGTTCATGGAGCCGCAGACGGCCATTCTTTTTGCCGAGTGCATGAGCAAGAAGCTGCCCAGGCAGGATGGCATCCCCACCGAGGTCCGCAGGTGGTCTGAGTTTATTGGCGGCAAGCCTCTGTAA
- a CDS encoding ribosomal RNA methyltransferase MRM2, producing MFRATSLAPLTGPRLGAVFSGLVRPSTAAAPFLTAAPHHSSRSTQPPAACIPARPHQQTRPSSSNSRWKARQGRDYFAREAKVQGLKSRAAFKLIEMDSRYRLFKKGQLVVDLGYAPGSWSQVAMERTKPGGRVLGIDVIPAQPPPGVATIQGNFLSPVVQGMVKQFVVDVHRLQARDRARAGGAGAAGDDAGGGEADDCVEEKQSYIDMERHSVAEEEVVRAAISAEDGNDCEGIASPRAADASKGTQDKKLVDIVISDMSEPWPQTTGFSNNTLSNPHRMMNTSGMAFRDHAGSMELCHAALRFASDTLRPGGHFVCKFYQGSADKELETQLRKLFTKVHREKPDSSRSESKEAFFVALRRKAGVALDEAKAVENKEDDIQ from the exons ATGTTTCGAGCCACGAGTCTCGCACCGCTGACCGGACCTCGGCTTGGCGCAGTTTTCTCAGGCCTCGTGAGACCCAGCACCGCGGCCGCACCCTTTCTCACAGCAGCACCGCATCACTCTAGCCGCAGCACCCAACCGCCGGCAGCATGCATCCCAGCCCGGCCCCATCAGCAGACCCGCCCATCTTCGTCCAACTCGCGCTGGAAGGCGCGGCAGGGGCGAGACTATTTCGCGCGCGAGGCCAAGGTCCAGGGCCTCAAGAGCCGGGCGGCCTTCAAGCTGATCGAGATGGACTCGCGGTACCGGCTGTTCAAAAAGggccagctcgtcgtcgACCTAGGCTACGCGCCCGGGTCCTGGTCGCAGGTCGCCATGGAACGCACCAAGCCCGGCGGCCGCGTGCTGGGCATCGACGTGATTCCCGCCCAGCCGCCTCCCGGCGTCGCCACCATCCAGGGCAATTTTTTGTCGCCTGTGGTGCAGGGCATGGTCAAGCAGTTCGTGGTGGATGTGCACCGGCTGCAGGCTAGGGATAGGGCAAGGGCgggtggtgctggtgctgctggtgaTGACGCCGGTGGCGGCGAGGCGGATGATTGTGTCGAGGAGAAGCAGAGTTATATCGACATGGAGAGGCACTCtgtggccgaggaggaggtggTGCGCGCTGCCATATCGGCTGAAGATGGCAACGACTGTGAGGGCATTGCTTCTCCCCGGGCGGCGGATGCTTCCAAGGGGACGCAGGATAAGAAGCTGGTGGAT ATAGTGATAAGCGACATGTCAGAACCATGGCCCCAAACCACCGGCTTCTCGAATAACACTCTAAGCAACCCCCACAGGATGATGAATACGAGCGGCATGGCCTTTCGAGACCACGCAGGCAGCATG GAACTATGCCACGCAGCCCTACGCTTCGCCAGCGACACCCTACGTCCCGGCGGCCATTTCGTCTGCAAGTTCTACCAGGGATCCGCCGACAAGGAGCTCGAGACGCAGCTCAGGAAGCTGTTCACCAAGGTCCATCGAGAAAAGCCTGATTCTTCGCGCAGT GAGTCCAAAGAGGCTTTCTTTGTCGCCCTGAGGAGGAAAGCTGGTGTCGCTCTTGATGAGGCCAAAGCCGTCGAGAATAAAGAAGATGATATCCAATAA
- a CDS encoding dolichyl-diphosphooligosaccharide-protein glycotransferase gives MRLLSFVVSSLLAVGSLAAKKPAADRFETFLAQSQTQNPIKLDDSSYRKLTRAPRDYSISILLTAMDARYGCQLCREFQPEYDLLARSWLKGDKKGDSRLIYAVLDFTDGKDTFMSLGLQTAPVLYFFPATTGPHAVPSPEPIRYDFNNGALTAEQVHGWMSRNLPDRPHPPVKRPINWMRWITGTVSILGVSTAAFLAWPYVVPIITNRNIWAGLTLISILVFTSGHMFNHIRKVPYVAGDGRGGVSYFAGGFQNQYGLETQIIAAIYGILAFASISLAVKVPRIADAKTQQVAVIVWGGVMLAMYSFLLSTFRIKNGGYPFSLPPFF, from the exons ATGAGGCTCCTGTCCTTCGTCGTCAGCTCCCTGCTGGCAGTCGGCTCGCTTGCCGCCAAGAAGCCCGCCGCGGACCGATTCGAGACTTTCCTGGCTCAATCCCAAACTCAGAACCCAATCAAGCTCGATGATTCCTCATACAGGAAGCTTACTCGGGCTCCGAGGGACTACAGTATCTCGATCCTGCTGACGGCTATGGACGCCCGCTACGGCTGCCAGCTGTGTCGCGAGTTCCAGCCCGAGTACGACTTGCTGGCCCGGAGCTGGCTGAAGGGTGACAAGAAAGGCGACTCTCGCCTTATCTATGCGGTTTTGGATTTTACCGATGGCAAGGATACTTTCATGAGT CTTGGTCTGCAAACTGCCCCGGTCCTGTACTTCTTCCCGGCTACCACCGGCCCGCACGCCGTGCCTAGCCCGGAGCCGATCCGATACGACTTTAACAATGG TGCCTTGACCGCCGAGCAGGTACACGGCTGGATGAGCCGCAATCTCCCCGACCGTCCGCACCCGCCCGTCAAGCGGCCGATCAACTGGATGCGCTGGATAACTGGTACCGTGTCAATCCTCGGCGTCTCCACCGCTGCCTTCCTCGCCTGGCCCTACGTCGTGCCCATCATCACCAACCGCAACATCTGGGCTGGCCTTACTTTGATCTCCATCTTGGTCTTTACCAGTGGTCACATGTTCAACCACATCCGCAAGGTGCCCTACGTTGCTGGTGATGGCCGCGGTGGTGTTAGCTACTTCGCCGGCGGCTTCCAGAATCAGTATGGCTTGGAGACTCAGATTATCGCCGCTATCT ATGGTATTCTGGCTTTCGCGTCGATCTCTCTCGCCGTCAAGGTTCCCCGGATAGCCGATGCCAAGACTCAGCAGGTGGCCGTGATCGTCTGGGGTGGCGTCATGCTGGCCATGTACAGCTTCTTGCTCAGCACTTTCCGCATCAAGAACGGTGGATACCCATTCTCTTTGCCGCCTTTCTTCTGA
- a CDS encoding exoglucanase-6A gives MKFCHSALLALVGTALASPSRTVKSQPGQAAAGCSSAVTLDASTNVFSKYTLHPNSFYRAEVEAAAEAISDSTLKAQALKVADVGSFLWIDTISAISRIEPGVSDQPCDHILGLVIYDLPGRDCAAKASNGELKVGELAKYKSQYIDPIAALLKKYNNHAFALLIEPDSLPNLVTNSDLSACQQSAAGYRDGVAYALKTLNLPNVVMYIDAGHGGWLGWNDNLKPGAEELAKAYKAAGSPKQFRGFATNVAGWNAWDLTPGEFSSASDAQWNKCQNEKIYVETFGPLLKNAGMPNHAIVDVGRNAVQGLREEWGHWCNVNGAGFGVRPTTSTGSSLTDALLWVKPGGESDGTSDTSATRYDSFCGMSDAYKPSPEAGQWNQDYFEMLLRNAKPQF, from the exons ATGAAGTTCTGTCACTCTGCCCTTCTGGCCCTAGTCGGCACAGCCCTGGCCAGCCCATCCAGGACCGTCAAGAGCCAGCCCGGACAGGCCGCAGCCGGTTGCTCGTCGGCTGTGACGCTCGACGCCAGCACCAATGTCTTCTCCAAGTACACGCTGCACCCCAACAGCTTCTACCGCGCTGAGGTCGAGGCAGCCGCCGAGGCCATCTCGGACTCGACCCTCAAGGCTCAGGCCCTCAAGGTCGCCGACGTCGGCAGCTTCCTGTGGATCGATACCATCTCGGCCATCAGCCGCATCGAGCCGGGCGTCTCGGACCAGCCCTGCGACCACATCCTCGGTCTCGTCATCTACGATCTGCCCGGTCGTGACTGTGCCGCTAAGGCCTCCAACGGTGAACTCAAGGTTGGCGAGTTGGCCAAGTACAAGTCGCAGTACATTGACC CCATCGCCGCCCTCCTCAAGAAGTACAACAACCACGCCTTCGCCCTGCTCATCGAGCCCGACTCCCTCCCCAACCTGGTGACCAACAGCGATCTCTCCGCCTGCCAGCAATCCGCCGCCGGGTACCGCGACGGCGTAGCCTACGCCCTCAAGACGCTCAACCTGCCCAACGTGGTCATGTACATCGACGCAGGCCACGGCGGCTGGCTGGGGTGGAACGACAACCTCAAGCCGGGAGCcgaggagctggccaaggcctaCAAGGCCGCCGGCAGCCCCAAGCAGTTCCGCGGCTTCGCCACCAACGTCGCCGGCTGGAACGCGTGGGACCTGACGCCCGGCGAGTTTTCGAGCGCGTCGGATGCGCAGTGGAACAAGTGCCAGAACGAAAAGATCTACGTCGAGACCTTTGGCCCCCTGCTCAAGAACGCCGGCATGCCCAACCACGCCATCGTCGACGTCGGCCGCAACGCCGTCCAGGGCCTGCGCGAGGAGTGGGGTCACTGGTGCAATGTCAACGGCGCTGGCTTTGGTGTCAGGCCCACCACCTCGACCGGCAGCTCGCTCACTGACGCTCTCCTTTGGGTCAAGCCTGGTGGCGAGTCTGATGG TACCTCCGACACGAGTGCCACCCGCTACGACAGCTTCTGCGGCATGTCTGATGCCTACAAGCCCTCGCCCGAGGCCGGCCAGTGGAACCAGGACTACTTTGAGATGCTTCTCAGGAACGCTAAGCCCCAGTTCTAA